A part of Streptomyces sp. NBC_01451 genomic DNA contains:
- a CDS encoding GH92 family glycosyl hydrolase, with protein MRWTLRTAGAVTAAALFAGALAAPAAQALDERLTDLVNPFIGTENEGNTFPGATVPFGMVQLSPDTGHKTGYRYSQTRIRGFSLVHLSGVGCRIGGDLPVLPTTGDITSTDYASYAAEFGHEGEAANPGYYKVGLASGIAAELTATARTGVQRYTFPATTKANVLLNAGQSLHTKVANRVEILDDRTVRTTITGSGFCRGTKQYTVHTVTRFDRPFTAYGTWDGTTVTGGSRTGADGAYVRFDTTEGDRTVEATTALSYVDADGAAGNLRAEGGRPFDEVREAAREAWEARLDDVGTTGGSDTLRRTFYSSLYRSFLAPNIGSDADGRYTGWDLKVHRARDFTYYQNWSLWDTYRTQAQLLSLLAPREARDMALSVLKIDEEGGWLPKWGYGTVETNIMTGDPVTPFLTHAYQQGLLHGHEERAYRALRKNADGVPPAALPMLGREANREYIENGFAPYLKGRPRTKLGDSDYHWGASVTLEYALSDAMLARMARELGHEADADRYAARSQSYREVFDPSTGFFRPRDGSGAFAGDPDPAKGEGFHEGTAWQYQWLVPQDLPGLVDLLGGRQAANDRLDAFFAYDRMKADPAGTAREVWVNGPYAYYNADKYNPQNEVDLTAPYTYLSTGQPWKTTEVVHAALTLYTDGPTGMTGNDDMGTMSAWHVLSALGIFPVQPGYDTWGLSTPVFDRVDLTLDPRYYPLGALTITAPGTSDSRRYVQSVAVGGSSYSRTYVTSGTLRGARSLDFTVGPEPSDWGTGPDAAPPALK; from the coding sequence GTGAGATGGACGCTGCGCACAGCGGGGGCGGTGACGGCCGCCGCCCTGTTCGCCGGCGCGCTCGCCGCCCCGGCCGCCCAGGCCCTTGACGAGCGGCTCACCGACCTCGTCAACCCGTTCATCGGTACGGAGAACGAGGGCAACACCTTCCCCGGCGCGACCGTGCCCTTCGGCATGGTGCAGCTGTCGCCCGACACCGGGCACAAGACCGGCTACCGCTACTCCCAGACCCGCATCCGGGGCTTCTCCCTCGTCCACCTCTCCGGCGTCGGCTGCCGGATCGGCGGCGACCTGCCGGTCCTGCCCACGACCGGCGACATCACGAGCACCGACTACGCGTCCTACGCCGCCGAGTTCGGCCACGAGGGCGAAGCGGCGAACCCCGGCTACTACAAGGTCGGCCTGGCATCGGGCATCGCCGCCGAGCTGACGGCGACCGCCCGCACCGGCGTGCAGCGCTACACCTTCCCGGCGACCACGAAGGCCAACGTGCTGCTCAACGCGGGCCAGTCGCTGCACACGAAGGTGGCGAACCGGGTCGAGATCCTCGACGACCGGACCGTCCGCACGACGATCACCGGCTCCGGTTTCTGCCGGGGCACCAAGCAGTACACCGTCCACACGGTCACCCGCTTCGACCGGCCCTTCACGGCGTACGGCACCTGGGACGGCACCACGGTCACCGGCGGCTCCCGGACCGGGGCCGACGGCGCCTACGTCCGCTTCGACACGACGGAGGGGGACCGCACCGTCGAGGCGACCACCGCCCTGTCGTACGTCGACGCGGACGGCGCGGCCGGCAACCTGCGCGCCGAGGGCGGACGTCCGTTCGATGAGGTACGGGAGGCGGCCCGGGAAGCCTGGGAGGCGCGCCTCGACGACGTCGGCACGACGGGCGGCTCGGACACGCTGCGCCGGACCTTCTACTCGTCCCTCTACCGCAGTTTCCTCGCCCCCAACATCGGCAGCGATGCCGACGGCCGCTACACCGGCTGGGACCTGAAGGTCCACCGCGCGCGGGACTTCACGTACTACCAGAACTGGTCCCTGTGGGACACCTACCGCACCCAGGCGCAGCTCCTGTCGCTGCTCGCGCCCCGCGAGGCCCGGGACATGGCGCTGTCGGTGCTGAAGATCGACGAGGAGGGCGGCTGGCTGCCCAAGTGGGGCTACGGCACGGTCGAGACCAACATCATGACCGGCGACCCGGTCACCCCGTTCCTCACCCACGCCTACCAGCAGGGCCTGCTGCACGGGCACGAGGAGCGGGCGTACCGGGCCCTGCGGAAGAACGCCGACGGTGTGCCGCCCGCCGCGCTGCCCATGCTGGGGCGCGAGGCCAACCGGGAGTACATCGAGAACGGCTTCGCGCCCTATCTCAAGGGCCGCCCGCGCACCAAGCTCGGCGATTCGGACTACCACTGGGGCGCGTCCGTCACCCTTGAGTACGCCCTGTCCGACGCGATGCTCGCCCGGATGGCACGTGAGCTGGGCCATGAGGCCGACGCCGACCGTTACGCGGCCAGGTCCCAGAGCTACCGCGAGGTCTTCGATCCATCGACCGGCTTCTTCCGGCCCCGGGACGGCTCGGGCGCCTTCGCGGGCGACCCCGATCCGGCGAAGGGCGAGGGGTTCCACGAGGGCACGGCCTGGCAGTACCAGTGGCTGGTCCCGCAGGATCTGCCGGGTCTGGTGGACCTGCTCGGCGGCAGACAGGCGGCCAATGACCGGCTCGACGCCTTCTTCGCCTACGACCGGATGAAGGCGGACCCGGCCGGGACGGCCCGCGAGGTGTGGGTGAACGGCCCGTACGCCTACTACAACGCGGACAAGTACAACCCGCAGAACGAGGTCGACCTCACCGCCCCCTACACCTATCTCTCCACCGGCCAGCCCTGGAAGACGACCGAGGTCGTGCACGCCGCGCTGACCCTCTACACGGACGGCCCGACCGGGATGACCGGCAACGACGACATGGGCACCATGTCCGCCTGGCACGTCCTGTCCGCGCTCGGGATCTTCCCGGTGCAGCCCGGCTACGACACCTGGGGCCTGTCCACTCCGGTCTTCGACCGGGTCGACCTCACCCTCGACCCCCGCTACTACCCGCTCGGCGCCCTCACGATCACGGCACCGGGTACGTCGGACAGCCGACGGTACGTCCAGTCGGTGGCCGTCGGCGGGTCGTCGTACAGCCGTACGTATGTGACGAGCGGGACGTTGCGGGGTGCCCGCTCGCTCGACTTCACGGTCGGGCCGGAGCCGTCGGACTGGGGGACGGGCCCGGACGCGGCGCCGCCCGCCCTGAAATAG
- a CDS encoding transglycosylase family protein: MAVRGKHRRYQPNRINRASLTVTAGSAGIALPLVGAGAADAADVATWNKVAACESTNDWNINTGNGYYGGLQFSQSTWEAYGGIAYAGRADLATKDQQIAVAEKVLKAQGPGAWPVCSVRAGLTRGGDTPDINPTGTAGGTSRAGTSERKSQRTVRDVKPQTTPQSRAGTAEMYTVVHGDTLSGIADDRDVRGGWQRLYAGNRTTIGTDPDLIVPGQRLNLRTKAAPGAPATAEPARKPKPAKAPAHTAEKAAAKAPGTTTTTLTAPVSATTGTPYHKAGSSWSKGYHTGVDFPVPTGTSVKAIGVGEVVEAGWGGSFGYQVVIRHADGRYSQYAHLSAISVRAGQSVSAGQRIGRSGSTGNSTGPHLHFEVRTGPGFGSDIDPVAYLRAGGVRI; encoded by the coding sequence ATGGCCGTACGCGGCAAGCACCGCCGGTATCAGCCGAACCGGATCAACCGGGCCTCTCTCACCGTCACCGCGGGCAGCGCAGGTATCGCGCTCCCGCTGGTCGGCGCGGGAGCGGCGGACGCGGCGGACGTGGCGACCTGGAACAAGGTCGCCGCATGCGAGTCCACGAACGACTGGAACATCAACACCGGCAACGGCTACTACGGCGGGCTCCAGTTCAGCCAGTCCACCTGGGAGGCGTACGGCGGCATCGCCTACGCCGGGCGCGCGGACCTGGCCACCAAGGACCAGCAGATAGCCGTGGCCGAGAAGGTGCTCAAGGCACAGGGCCCCGGCGCCTGGCCCGTCTGCTCGGTCCGCGCCGGCCTCACGCGCGGCGGCGACACCCCCGACATCAACCCCACCGGCACCGCGGGCGGCACGAGCAGGGCGGGCACGTCGGAACGGAAGTCCCAGCGGACCGTCCGTGACGTGAAGCCGCAGACCACGCCCCAGTCCCGGGCGGGCACCGCCGAGATGTACACCGTCGTGCACGGCGACACCCTCTCCGGCATCGCCGACGACCGTGACGTCCGGGGCGGCTGGCAGCGCCTCTACGCGGGCAACCGCACCACGATCGGCACCGATCCGGACCTGATCGTCCCCGGCCAGCGACTGAACCTCCGTACCAAGGCCGCACCCGGAGCGCCGGCCACCGCCGAGCCCGCCCGTAAGCCGAAACCGGCGAAGGCCCCCGCGCACACCGCCGAGAAGGCCGCCGCCAAGGCTCCCGGCACCACGACCACCACCCTCACCGCGCCCGTGAGCGCCACGACCGGGACGCCGTACCACAAGGCGGGTTCCTCCTGGTCGAAGGGCTACCACACGGGTGTCGACTTCCCGGTGCCCACCGGTACCTCCGTGAAGGCGATCGGCGTGGGCGAGGTCGTCGAGGCCGGCTGGGGCGGGTCCTTCGGTTACCAGGTGGTGATCCGGCACGCCGACGGGCGCTACTCGCAGTACGCGCACCTGTCCGCGATCTCCGTGCGGGCCGGGCAGTCGGTGTCGGCCGGGCAGCGCATCGGGCGCTCGGGTTCCACGGGCAACAGCACGGGCCCGCATCTGCACTTCGAGGTGCGGACGGGACCCGGCTTCGGCAGCGACATCGACCCGGTGGCCTACCTCCGGGCCGGCGGCGTCAGGATTTGA
- a CDS encoding DMT family transporter, translated as MSALALSILLSLVSAVAYAGGAIVQERVADSEHGPAYAPMRRPVWWAAVALNGFGGVLHVVALAFGPLSVVQPMGALTIVFALPMAALFVRRKAGAAAWRGAIMATLGLAGLLSLVGTSEAQSLGTTERVLLAVVTGSAVVALMVAGRAAHRHPAVRSTLLAIASGIAFGMSSVFTKVVAVDWSGGLTVADVPSLALIAVLGVSGLLLSQAAYRGGGLTAPLATLTVVNPVVAAAVGITMFGETFRYGTTGTILALSCGVVAAGGLILLTTERLQHATHTDAPPSAFPSPAAVSAASAPSVPEQAGSGREETAAVTVREEPALPVPAVAATPAPVTAQDVLDEEPVPYGAFYGIPYVPIPISARDRHRMRVKS; from the coding sequence ATGAGCGCCCTCGCGTTGTCCATCCTGCTGTCGCTCGTCTCCGCTGTCGCCTACGCGGGCGGGGCGATCGTGCAGGAGCGGGTCGCGGATTCCGAGCACGGCCCGGCGTACGCGCCGATGCGCAGGCCTGTCTGGTGGGCCGCCGTGGCGCTGAACGGCTTCGGCGGAGTGCTGCACGTGGTCGCGCTGGCGTTCGGGCCGCTGAGCGTCGTCCAGCCGATGGGCGCCCTGACCATCGTGTTCGCGCTGCCGATGGCGGCCCTGTTCGTCCGCCGCAAGGCGGGGGCGGCGGCCTGGCGGGGCGCGATCATGGCGACGCTGGGGCTCGCGGGCCTGCTGTCCCTGGTCGGCACGTCCGAGGCGCAGTCCCTGGGCACCACCGAGCGGGTGCTGCTGGCCGTGGTCACCGGTTCCGCGGTGGTGGCGCTGATGGTGGCGGGGCGCGCCGCGCACCGGCACCCGGCGGTGCGCAGCACCCTCCTCGCCATCGCGTCGGGTATCGCCTTCGGCATGTCGTCGGTGTTCACGAAGGTGGTCGCCGTGGACTGGTCCGGCGGCCTCACGGTCGCGGACGTGCCCTCCCTGGCATTGATCGCGGTGCTGGGTGTCTCCGGTCTGCTGCTCTCGCAGGCGGCCTACCGGGGCGGCGGCCTCACGGCGCCGCTCGCGACCCTGACGGTCGTGAACCCGGTGGTGGCGGCGGCGGTCGGCATCACGATGTTCGGCGAGACCTTCCGGTACGGCACCACGGGCACCATCCTCGCGCTGAGCTGCGGTGTGGTCGCGGCCGGCGGCCTGATCCTGCTCACCACGGAGCGGCTCCAGCACGCCACGCACACCGACGCGCCGCCCTCCGCCTTTCCTTCCCCTGCTGCTGTTTCCGCTGCTTCGGCACCCTCGGTACCGGAACAGGCCGGATCCGGGCGCGAGGAGACCGCGGCGGTGACGGTGCGCGAGGAGCCCGCCCTGCCGGTGCCGGCCGTCGCGGCGACACCGGCACCGGTGACGGCGCAGGACGTGCTCGACGAGGAGCCCGTTCCCTACGGGGCCTTCTACGGCATCCCCTACGTGCCGATCCCGATATCCGCCCGCGACCGCCACCGCATGCGGGTCAAATCCTGA
- a CDS encoding wax ester/triacylglycerol synthase family O-acyltransferase: protein MTSETSDLLAPLDLAFWHIDSDLHPMHLGALGVFSAHSPTAGAHAADLLAARAVAVPGLRMRIRDVWQPLLPLAFGGATRETAPDFDPLDHVRLHAPTADFHAEAGRLMERSLERGRPPWEAHVLPGEDGTSFAVLFKFHHALADGLRALTLAAGVMDPLDLPKPRPRPEQPATGLFPDVRRLPGLVRGALSDVGRALDIGASVARSGLDNLTNRSSAALVAEPTGTRRTAGVAVDLDEVHRVRKTVGGTVNDVLIAVVAGALRRWLDERGDGSEGVTPRALIPVSKRRPRTAHPQGNRLSGYLMRLPVDDPDPLRRLDSVRRAMDRNKDAGPGRGAGAVALLADHVPPLGHRFGGPLVKQAARLWFDILVTSVPLPSLGLRLGGNPLTEVYPFAPLAQGQSLAVAISTYRGQVHFGLVADAEAVPDLDRFAAALSAEVETLVAACAPCAAP from the coding sequence TTGACCTCTGAGACCTCGGACCTGCTCGCCCCCCTCGACCTGGCTTTCTGGCACATCGACTCCGACCTGCACCCCATGCACCTGGGCGCCCTCGGTGTCTTCTCGGCCCACTCACCCACCGCCGGAGCCCACGCGGCCGACCTGCTCGCCGCCCGCGCCGTCGCCGTACCCGGACTGCGGATGCGCATCCGGGACGTCTGGCAGCCCCTCCTCCCGCTGGCCTTCGGCGGCGCCACCCGCGAGACCGCACCGGACTTCGACCCGCTCGACCACGTCCGGCTGCACGCCCCGACCGCCGACTTCCACGCCGAGGCCGGACGCCTCATGGAACGCTCGCTGGAGCGCGGCCGGCCGCCCTGGGAGGCACACGTCCTGCCCGGCGAGGACGGCACCTCCTTCGCCGTGCTCTTCAAGTTCCACCACGCCCTGGCCGACGGACTGCGCGCACTGACCCTCGCCGCCGGCGTCATGGACCCCCTCGACCTGCCCAAACCGCGCCCCCGCCCCGAACAGCCGGCCACCGGACTCTTCCCGGACGTCCGCAGGCTGCCCGGGCTGGTACGCGGCGCCCTCTCCGACGTGGGCCGCGCCCTGGACATCGGCGCCTCGGTCGCCCGCTCGGGCCTCGACAACCTCACCAACCGCTCGTCGGCCGCACTCGTCGCGGAACCGACCGGCACCCGCCGCACCGCCGGAGTCGCCGTCGACCTCGACGAGGTGCACCGCGTCCGCAAGACCGTCGGCGGCACCGTGAACGACGTACTCATCGCCGTCGTCGCGGGGGCTCTGCGCCGCTGGCTCGACGAGCGCGGCGACGGGAGCGAGGGAGTCACCCCGCGCGCGCTCATCCCCGTCTCCAAACGACGTCCGCGCACCGCGCATCCGCAGGGCAACCGGCTCTCCGGATACCTGATGCGGCTCCCCGTCGACGACCCGGACCCGCTCCGGCGCCTCGACTCCGTACGCCGGGCCATGGACCGCAACAAGGACGCCGGCCCCGGGCGGGGAGCGGGCGCGGTCGCGCTGCTCGCCGACCATGTGCCGCCGCTCGGGCACCGGTTCGGCGGACCGCTGGTCAAGCAGGCCGCCCGGCTCTGGTTCGACATCCTCGTCACCAGCGTGCCGCTGCCCAGCCTCGGCCTCCGGCTCGGCGGCAACCCGCTCACCGAGGTCTACCCCTTCGCCCCGCTCGCCCAGGGGCAGTCGCTGGCGGTCGCCATCTCGACCTACCGCGGGCAGGTCCACTTCGGGCTCGTCGCGGACGCGGAAGCCGTCCCGGACCTCGACCGGTTCGCCGCCGCGCTGTCGGCGGAGGTGGAGACGCTGGTCGCCGCCTGCGCCCCCTGCGCGGCCCCATGA
- the glgA gene encoding glycogen synthase — protein sequence MRVGLLTREYPPDVYGGAGVHVEFLARELGALTDLEVHCWGEGRGVGVVRHRSWPALDGSNDALRTFSTDLSIAAALEGRDLVHSHTWYANLAGHFAKLLYGVPHVMTAHSLEPLRPWKAEQLGGGYALSSWAERTAVEAADAVIAVSGAMREDILACYPALDPATVHVVHNGIDTSLYRPDHGTDALTRIGVDPDRPYVLFVGRITRQKGVPHLLRAVRDIDPAAQVVLCAGAPDTPEIDREFRELFQELSAVREGVFWIPQMLPRPDVIQLLTHATVFVCPSVYEPLGIVNLEAMACGTPVVASRVGGIPEVVEDGRTGVLVSLNDDSAIFEADLARALDSVIGDPETARRMGDAGRERAVEEFGWDAVARRTVGLYEEILKQGQQA from the coding sequence GTGCGTGTGGGCCTGCTGACCCGGGAGTATCCGCCGGATGTGTACGGCGGCGCGGGCGTCCATGTCGAGTTCCTCGCCCGGGAGCTGGGCGCCCTCACCGACCTGGAGGTGCACTGCTGGGGCGAGGGCCGCGGCGTCGGCGTCGTCCGGCACCGGTCCTGGCCGGCGCTCGACGGGAGCAACGACGCGCTGCGCACCTTCTCCACCGACCTCTCCATCGCCGCCGCCCTCGAAGGCCGCGACCTCGTCCACTCCCACACCTGGTACGCCAACCTCGCCGGGCACTTCGCCAAGCTCCTGTACGGCGTCCCGCACGTGATGACCGCGCACTCCCTGGAGCCCCTGCGCCCGTGGAAGGCCGAGCAGCTCGGTGGCGGATACGCCCTGTCGAGCTGGGCCGAGCGCACCGCCGTCGAGGCCGCCGACGCCGTGATCGCCGTGTCCGGGGCCATGCGCGAGGACATCCTCGCCTGCTACCCGGCCCTCGATCCGGCCACCGTCCATGTCGTCCACAACGGCATCGACACCAGCCTCTACCGCCCCGACCACGGCACGGACGCCCTCACCCGGATCGGCGTCGACCCCGACCGGCCGTACGTCCTGTTCGTCGGCCGCATCACCCGCCAGAAGGGTGTGCCCCACCTGCTGCGCGCGGTGCGGGACATCGACCCGGCGGCCCAGGTGGTGCTGTGCGCGGGCGCCCCGGACACGCCGGAGATCGACCGGGAGTTCCGCGAACTCTTCCAGGAGCTGAGCGCCGTACGCGAGGGCGTCTTCTGGATCCCGCAGATGCTGCCGCGCCCGGACGTCATCCAGCTCCTCACGCACGCCACCGTCTTCGTCTGCCCTTCCGTGTACGAGCCCCTGGGTATCGTCAACCTTGAGGCGATGGCCTGCGGAACCCCCGTGGTTGCCTCGCGGGTCGGCGGCATCCCCGAGGTGGTGGAGGACGGGAGAACCGGGGTACTGGTGTCCCTGAACGACGACTCGGCGATCTTCGAGGCGGACCTCGCGCGAGCCCTGGACTCCGTCATCGGCGATCCGGAGACCGCGCGCCGCATGGGAGACGCCGGACGGGAGCGCGCGGTGGAGGAGTTCGGCTGGGACGCCGTGGCCAGACGGACGGTAGGGCTCTATGAGGAGATCCTCAAACAAGGTCAACAGGCTTAG
- the gndA gene encoding NADP-dependent phosphogluconate dehydrogenase — MSNSAQIGVTGLAVMGRNLARNFARNGYTVALHNRTAARTHALVEEFGTEGDFIAADTAKEFVAALERPRRLVVMVKAGEPTDAVIQEFAPLLEPGDMIIDGGNAHFADTRRRERDLREQGIHFVGMGVSGGEEGALLGPSIMPGGPVESYDSLGPMLEKISAKAEDGTPCVSHVGPDGAGHFVKMVHNGIEYADMQLIGEAYQLLRDVAGYSPAQIADIFRTWNTGRLDSYLIEITAEVLSHVDAATGKPFVDVVVDQAEQKGTGRWTVQIALDLGVPVSGIAEAVFARSLSGHAALREASRDLAGPKATPLGESEAAAFADRVEQALYASKIVSYTQGFHEIAAGGAEYDWDIDLGAVSALWRGGCIIRAAFLDRIRAAYDTRADLPSLLSDDTFAQEIAAAQDDWREVLVAATRQGVPTPGFAAALAYYDALRAERLPAALTQGQRDFFGAHTYRRTDREGAFHTLWGGDRSEVTG, encoded by the coding sequence ATGAGCAACTCAGCCCAGATCGGCGTCACGGGACTCGCGGTGATGGGCCGCAACCTCGCCCGCAACTTCGCGCGCAACGGCTACACGGTCGCGCTGCACAACCGGACGGCGGCGCGTACGCACGCTCTGGTCGAGGAGTTCGGGACCGAGGGCGACTTCATCGCGGCCGACACCGCCAAGGAGTTCGTGGCCGCGCTGGAACGGCCGCGCCGCCTGGTCGTCATGGTGAAGGCCGGTGAGCCGACCGACGCGGTGATCCAGGAGTTCGCCCCGCTCCTGGAGCCCGGCGACATGATCATCGACGGCGGCAACGCGCACTTCGCGGACACCCGGCGCCGGGAGCGCGACCTGCGCGAGCAGGGCATCCACTTCGTCGGCATGGGCGTCTCGGGCGGCGAGGAGGGCGCGCTGCTCGGCCCGAGCATCATGCCGGGCGGCCCGGTCGAGTCGTACGACTCCCTCGGTCCGATGCTGGAGAAGATCTCCGCGAAGGCGGAGGACGGCACCCCCTGTGTCTCGCACGTGGGTCCGGACGGCGCCGGGCACTTCGTGAAGATGGTCCACAACGGCATCGAGTACGCCGACATGCAGCTCATCGGCGAGGCGTACCAGCTGCTGCGCGATGTCGCCGGGTACTCCCCCGCGCAGATCGCCGACATCTTCCGCACCTGGAACACGGGCCGTCTCGACTCCTACCTGATCGAGATCACCGCCGAGGTGCTGTCGCACGTGGACGCGGCGACCGGCAAGCCGTTCGTGGACGTGGTGGTGGACCAGGCCGAGCAGAAGGGCACCGGCCGCTGGACCGTGCAGATCGCCCTCGACCTGGGCGTCCCGGTGTCGGGCATCGCCGAGGCCGTGTTCGCCCGCTCCCTCTCCGGGCACGCGGCACTGCGCGAGGCCTCGCGCGATCTGGCCGGCCCGAAGGCGACCCCGCTGGGCGAGTCGGAGGCGGCGGCCTTCGCCGACCGTGTCGAGCAGGCGCTGTACGCGTCGAAGATCGTGTCGTACACGCAGGGCTTCCACGAGATCGCGGCGGGCGGCGCCGAGTACGACTGGGACATCGACCTCGGTGCCGTGTCCGCCCTCTGGCGCGGCGGCTGCATCATCCGGGCGGCCTTCCTGGACCGTATCCGCGCCGCGTACGACACGCGGGCGGACCTGCCGAGCCTGCTGTCCGACGACACGTTCGCGCAGGAGATCGCGGCGGCGCAGGACGACTGGCGCGAGGTGCTGGTCGCGGCAACCCGTCAGGGTGTCCCGACGCCGGGCTTCGCAGCGGCCCTCGCGTACTACGACGCCCTGCGCGCGGAGCGCCTCCCGGCCGCGCTGACCCAGGGCCAGCGGGACTTCTTCGGCGCCCACACCTACCGCCGCACGGACCGCGAGGGCGCGTTCCACACCCTGTGGGGCGGCGACCGGTCCGAGGTCACCGGCTGA
- the glgC gene encoding glucose-1-phosphate adenylyltransferase, producing the protein MRRGGPSVLGIVLAGGEGKRLMPLTADRAKPAVTFGGTYRLVDFVLSNLVNGDIMRICVLTQYKSHSLDRHITTTWRMSSLLGNYVTPVPAQQRLGPRWYLGSADAILQSLNLVHDEQPDYVAVFGADHVYRMDPRQMLNQHIDSGAGVTVAGIRVPRAESSSFGVISPGSDGQTVQGFLEKPADPPGLPGDPGCVFASMGNYIFTTKALIEALQRDAEDGDSVHDMGGSILPALTDRGEAQLYDFSQNHVPGETTRDQGYWRDVGTLDAYYDAHMDLIAERPAFNLYNRSWPVYTHSGQLSPARFNAGGIASESIISAGCLIRGQVTRSVLSPGVRVDPGAVVQGSILHDNVRIGRGAIVRGAVLDKNVEVPPGATIGVNPERDADLYTVSKGGVIGLGKGQQVS; encoded by the coding sequence ATGCGTCGTGGTGGGCCTTCTGTGCTCGGGATCGTGCTGGCGGGCGGAGAGGGCAAACGCCTGATGCCCTTGACCGCGGACCGCGCGAAACCAGCGGTGACCTTCGGCGGAACGTATCGCCTGGTCGACTTCGTCCTGTCCAACCTCGTCAACGGTGACATCATGCGCATCTGCGTGCTCACGCAGTACAAGTCGCACTCGCTGGACCGGCACATCACCACCACCTGGCGGATGTCCAGTCTGCTCGGCAACTACGTCACCCCGGTCCCCGCCCAGCAGCGCCTGGGCCCGCGCTGGTACCTGGGCAGTGCCGACGCCATCCTCCAGTCCCTCAACCTCGTGCACGACGAGCAGCCCGACTACGTCGCCGTGTTCGGTGCCGACCACGTCTACCGCATGGACCCCCGCCAGATGCTCAACCAGCACATCGACAGCGGCGCGGGGGTCACCGTCGCGGGCATCCGGGTGCCGCGCGCCGAGTCGTCGTCCTTCGGCGTGATCAGTCCCGGCTCGGACGGCCAGACCGTGCAGGGCTTCCTGGAGAAGCCCGCCGACCCGCCCGGCCTGCCCGGCGACCCCGGGTGCGTGTTCGCCTCGATGGGCAACTACATCTTCACCACCAAGGCCCTCATCGAGGCCCTTCAGCGGGACGCCGAGGACGGCGACTCCGTGCACGACATGGGCGGCTCGATCCTGCCCGCGCTCACCGACCGGGGTGAGGCCCAGCTCTACGACTTCAGCCAGAACCACGTGCCCGGCGAGACCACCCGCGACCAGGGCTACTGGCGGGACGTGGGCACGCTCGACGCGTACTACGACGCCCACATGGACCTGATCGCCGAGCGGCCCGCCTTCAACCTCTACAACCGCAGCTGGCCCGTCTACACCCACTCCGGCCAGTTGTCGCCCGCCCGCTTCAACGCCGGCGGCATCGCCAGCGAGTCGATCATCAGCGCCGGGTGCCTCATCCGGGGCCAGGTCACACGCTCCGTGCTCTCGCCCGGTGTCCGGGTGGACCCGGGTGCCGTCGTGCAGGGGTCGATCCTGCACGACAACGTGCGCATCGGGCGGGGCGCGATCGTGCGCGGGGCCGTCCTGGACAAGAACGTCGAGGTCCCGCCGGGCGCGACGATCGGCGTCAACCCGGAGCGGGACGCCGACCTGTACACCGTCTCCAAGGGCGGCGTGATCGGTCTCGGGAAGGGCCAGCAGGTGTCGTAG
- a CDS encoding IucA/IucC family C-terminal-domain containing protein: MDLDPDLVALRPLGAFFVLRTAGAPADPPPTLAQAYAHRGEDVYADSITFRVQTVADRIHASELRVSASIAQQALAARLWSVALGCAVLYGSVPDLDPRLLRWDAAASAPDDLWATEVRPRPADPATITDLVVRGHLEPLTAALHARYGVAEGLLWGNAGSALAGAARELDRWARGPHGAGADAGARALALAAELFTHPRLAPSGTLTGGAFRRRSCCLYYRVPGGGICGDCCFTRAPWSSPNAASG, translated from the coding sequence GTGGACCTCGACCCCGATCTCGTCGCGCTCCGACCGCTCGGCGCCTTCTTCGTACTACGCACGGCCGGAGCCCCCGCCGATCCGCCGCCGACACTCGCGCAGGCGTACGCGCACCGCGGGGAGGATGTTTACGCGGATTCCATAACTTTTCGTGTCCAAACCGTCGCGGACCGTATCCACGCCTCTGAGCTGCGGGTTTCCGCGTCGATCGCCCAGCAGGCGCTCGCGGCCCGGCTGTGGTCCGTCGCCCTCGGCTGCGCCGTCCTCTACGGCAGCGTTCCCGACCTCGATCCCCGCCTGCTCCGCTGGGACGCCGCCGCGAGCGCCCCCGACGACCTGTGGGCGACGGAGGTGCGCCCCCGCCCGGCCGACCCGGCGACGATCACGGATCTCGTCGTACGAGGGCATCTGGAGCCCCTCACAGCCGCCCTGCATGCCCGCTACGGCGTCGCCGAGGGCCTGCTGTGGGGCAACGCGGGTTCGGCGCTGGCCGGCGCGGCCCGCGAGCTCGACCGCTGGGCGCGCGGGCCGCACGGCGCGGGTGCGGACGCGGGAGCACGCGCCCTGGCCCTCGCCGCCGAACTGTTCACCCACCCCCGCCTCGCCCCGTCCGGCACCCTCACCGGCGGTGCCTTCCGGCGGCGCAGCTGCTGCCTCTACTACAGGGTGCCCGGCGGCGGGATCTGCGGAGACTGCTGCTTCACCAGGGCCCCATGGTCTTCCCCGAACGCCGCATCTGGGTGA